The Chryseobacterium aureum genome contains a region encoding:
- a CDS encoding acyl carrier protein, with product MDTVNATLKMNHEELFTLLKGFITEVIGAEFVEEMDITPQSSFTRDLEMDSIEIVSFSEKIKAHFGDQIDFTGWLSSMDLDQLINLDLSMIINYIYECQ from the coding sequence AATGAACCACGAAGAACTTTTTACTTTATTAAAAGGTTTTATAACTGAAGTGATAGGTGCTGAATTTGTAGAAGAGATGGATATTACTCCTCAAAGTTCATTCACCAGAGATCTTGAAATGGACAGCATTGAGATTGTCTCTTTCTCAGAAAAGATCAAAGCGCATTTTGGCGATCAGATCGACTTTACAGGCTGGTTATCTTCTATGGATCTTGACCAGCTGATTAATCTTGACCTTAGTATGATCATCAATTATATCTACGAATGCCAATAA
- a CDS encoding alpha/beta fold hydrolase: protein MPIITVNNRQVHIQELNKGAEHTVVLIHGMFSNLSIYYFNIAPVLAKHFHVVMYDLKSHGMSERFPDGYDLDNMSSDLIGLIDHLQLEKVHLAGYSFGGLIALKTALEYPDRIHQLVVIEAPDPQDEKARNIIDEYSKEFLEHYVANFTDTTKVQMGKRQMEKNHRMYEFLFNETTIKADMIREKHFLGETDFSKLTAPTLLLYGADSNCRPTGEWLQSQISQSELELIPGDHNIPIQEPQRIAETIAQFLSKILTQNHG, encoded by the coding sequence ATGCCAATAATCACTGTCAATAACAGACAAGTTCATATACAGGAACTCAACAAAGGAGCCGAACATACCGTGGTACTTATCCACGGGATGTTCAGCAACCTGTCCATTTATTATTTTAATATTGCCCCTGTGCTGGCAAAGCATTTCCATGTGGTGATGTATGATCTGAAAAGCCACGGTATGAGTGAACGCTTTCCGGATGGGTACGATCTTGACAATATGTCATCCGATTTAATAGGTTTAATAGATCACCTTCAACTGGAAAAAGTACATCTTGCAGGCTACAGCTTCGGAGGGCTTATAGCGTTGAAAACAGCTTTGGAATACCCGGACCGAATACATCAGCTCGTGGTGATAGAAGCACCTGATCCTCAGGACGAAAAAGCCCGAAACATCATTGATGAGTACAGCAAAGAATTTCTAGAGCATTATGTAGCCAATTTTACCGATACCACCAAAGTACAGATGGGCAAAAGACAAATGGAAAAGAACCACCGTATGTATGAATTTCTGTTTAACGAAACGACCATCAAAGCAGACATGATCCGGGAGAAACATTTCCTGGGGGAAACCGACTTCAGCAAACTGACGGCTCCCACTCTGTTGCTTTATGGCGCTGATTCCAACTGCAGACCTACCGGTGAGTGGCTGCAATCTCAAATCAGCCAGTCTGAACTTGAATTAATTCCGGGTGATCACAATATTCCTATCCAGGAACCTCAGCGCATTGCTGAAACGATTGCTCAATTTTTATCTAAAATTTTAACACAAAACCATGGCTAA
- a CDS encoding glycosyltransferase, giving the protein MAKFAFIVPPLTGHVNPTLSIGAALLKRGHEVAWISLDPTLEAKLPEGGKLLLIQYDQTDEEKKESEQYLDIISKKVVYGIDSVKFLYEEVLIPLNRHCYNGIVSLLKIEQPDLIIGDHQLFAAPVAAKALGIPYATSVTAPAAIKIMNELPKVHEWEVNQIIDLQKELGFQEERSLATSELLTLVLTSNYFFGEMDDLPAQYQFTGPVLTERRVSCEFDWDRLKSNDNKKILVSIGTTFDHDHKKAFFQKVIDAFKDENLTVVVVSDPQLFEQWPDNFMVYQQVPQLDLLPHLDGVVCHGGHNTVSETLSHGIPLVVIPIAYDQSHVAGRVVRTEAGERLNFNRFKAHHLKEAVENILTNPAYREAAQKVGQSFVEAGGSATAARLLEQALSTSSKPEKPSKFLFVVPPFFGHVSPTLSVGASLIARGHEVKWFGITPLDSKHIPEGGSYFYPEEDLVPYQQEIARILKRQDDGPACSGPEVMKLALEETYVPFAKMMMPGLTRLTETWMPDVIVNDCISFGGALFAHKHNIPCVTTTPVPPDVMGDTEKSAPKIWEWQQNLIKDLQKEVGIHEEGIYIHSHKLNMVFTSQAFAGFETVPPHMKFVGPVKGRPNDAPFDWDKLNASTTPKIFVSLGTLLVDIRKAFFEKIIAAFKDQPVTVIAATPPEIFEEWPENFIVNSFVPQSAVMQQMDMVICHGGFNTVNDTFRNGLPMLITPIAYDHFHIAKLIEQAGCGISIRYKRLRVDALRETVFELLKNPKYGTAAQEVSNTFTLAGGNDKAVELLENFVQEHSTFASV; this is encoded by the coding sequence ATGGCTAAATTTGCATTTATAGTTCCACCACTCACAGGACATGTCAACCCTACCCTAAGCATCGGTGCTGCGCTGCTGAAAAGAGGACATGAAGTAGCCTGGATCAGCCTTGACCCTACTTTAGAGGCTAAACTTCCCGAGGGAGGAAAATTATTGCTGATCCAGTATGATCAGACCGACGAAGAAAAGAAAGAAAGTGAACAGTATCTTGATATTATTTCTAAGAAAGTAGTGTATGGTATAGACAGCGTGAAGTTCCTTTACGAAGAGGTTCTTATTCCGCTGAACAGACATTGCTATAACGGTATTGTTTCATTGTTAAAAATAGAGCAGCCTGATTTGATTATCGGGGACCATCAGTTATTTGCAGCTCCTGTTGCCGCAAAAGCGCTTGGAATTCCTTATGCAACTTCCGTTACCGCTCCGGCCGCCATTAAAATCATGAATGAACTGCCAAAAGTACACGAATGGGAAGTGAATCAGATTATAGACTTACAAAAAGAACTCGGTTTCCAGGAAGAACGCTCCCTGGCGACTTCAGAACTTTTGACCCTGGTTCTGACCTCCAATTATTTCTTTGGTGAAATGGATGATCTGCCTGCTCAATATCAGTTCACAGGGCCTGTTCTTACCGAAAGACGCGTTTCATGCGAATTCGACTGGGATAGACTCAAAAGCAATGACAACAAAAAAATCCTGGTAAGCATTGGAACCACCTTCGATCATGATCATAAAAAAGCGTTCTTCCAGAAGGTCATTGATGCCTTTAAAGATGAAAACTTAACCGTTGTCGTGGTGTCTGATCCACAGCTTTTCGAGCAGTGGCCGGATAATTTTATGGTGTACCAGCAGGTTCCTCAATTAGATCTTTTACCTCATCTTGACGGTGTGGTATGCCATGGCGGTCACAATACCGTATCCGAAACCTTATCCCATGGCATTCCTTTGGTAGTGATCCCGATTGCCTATGACCAGTCGCATGTTGCAGGACGTGTTGTGCGCACAGAAGCGGGTGAGCGTCTTAATTTTAACCGATTTAAAGCCCATCACCTGAAAGAAGCTGTAGAAAATATTTTAACCAATCCAGCTTACCGTGAAGCTGCTCAGAAAGTGGGACAGTCTTTTGTGGAAGCCGGAGGTTCAGCCACCGCAGCCCGTTTATTGGAACAGGCTTTATCAACATCTTCAAAACCTGAAAAACCGTCTAAATTTTTATTTGTAGTTCCACCGTTTTTCGGACATGTAAGCCCTACTTTAAGTGTTGGAGCAAGTTTAATTGCACGCGGCCATGAAGTAAAATGGTTCGGAATTACCCCTTTAGACAGTAAACATATTCCTGAAGGAGGTTCTTATTTCTATCCTGAAGAAGATCTTGTTCCGTATCAGCAAGAAATTGCCCGCATTCTAAAAAGACAGGATGACGGCCCGGCATGTTCGGGACCTGAAGTGATGAAACTCGCACTGGAAGAAACCTATGTGCCTTTCGCAAAAATGATGATGCCGGGATTAACGAGACTGACTGAGACCTGGATGCCGGATGTGATTGTGAATGACTGCATCTCTTTCGGAGGCGCTCTTTTCGCCCACAAACACAATATCCCCTGCGTAACGACCACTCCGGTTCCACCGGATGTGATGGGAGATACGGAAAAAAGTGCCCCAAAAATCTGGGAATGGCAGCAAAACCTGATCAAAGACCTGCAAAAAGAAGTAGGCATTCATGAAGAAGGAATTTATATTCATTCTCACAAACTGAATATGGTATTTACCTCACAGGCATTCGCCGGTTTTGAAACCGTTCCGCCTCATATGAAATTCGTAGGTCCGGTAAAAGGCCGCCCGAACGATGCCCCATTTGACTGGGATAAACTGAATGCCTCCACCACTCCAAAGATATTCGTGTCATTGGGAACCCTTTTGGTAGATATCAGAAAAGCTTTTTTCGAAAAAATTATTGCAGCATTTAAAGACCAGCCGGTTACAGTGATTGCCGCTACTCCACCGGAAATCTTTGAAGAATGGCCTGAGAATTTTATTGTCAACAGCTTTGTTCCCCAATCTGCGGTGATGCAGCAAATGGACATGGTGATCTGCCATGGAGGTTTCAATACCGTAAACGATACTTTCCGTAACGGATTACCAATGCTGATCACGCCCATCGCTTATGATCATTTCCATATTGCAAAACTGATCGAGCAGGCAGGCTGCGGGATCAGCATCCGATACAAAAGACTGCGTGTAGACGCTCTTCGTGAAACCGTTTTTGAATTGCTGAAAAACCCAAAATACGGAACCGCAGCTCAGGAAGTAAGCAATACATTCACTCTTGCCGGAGGGAATGATAAAGCGGTAGAACTGTTGGAGAACTTTGTACAGGAACATTCAACATTCGCTTCTGTATAA
- a CDS encoding condensation domain-containing protein gives MKRRLLFGERMLLGDGTEPFNAVIAFRLRGSFTLKEIQHALAQIQNKHPWLRALISHDEKNIPWYTVPEQPVSIPVRILTRQGEDQWQEESRREWNTPFSYEKLPLIRFVWIKGENVSDMLFAFHHCLCDGGSAMAFLKEFLAVLDNPAAEIGKENPILGIQDVVPAHILNSRRQRMKAKLIGRLAATAIKWIPVGKKAIERQNDYLIHWKLDETVSKELIAYCKSQGVTVNTFLSAAVLQAFKKVRDEKSFNKVSCPVDIRRFANQIKEDHIFAFGLMIVVSSDEKLSFSDNLRAMQKSVEQKTSKLNPYITMMVMESGHDALKNFTRLLKNGKSSNDCMFSNLGRIQIPHQYKAFSVDTIFSPTVIGPLGNTTTMVTSTYRGEMDFSFMGSEGYLPYTDALAVRDEVMQTIHSQLKQVAVS, from the coding sequence ATGAAAAGAAGATTGTTATTTGGTGAGCGTATGTTGCTGGGGGACGGAACGGAACCCTTCAACGCAGTTATTGCATTCAGACTGAGAGGTTCTTTTACATTAAAAGAGATCCAGCATGCACTGGCTCAGATTCAGAATAAACATCCGTGGCTGAGAGCACTGATCAGCCACGATGAGAAAAATATACCCTGGTATACTGTTCCTGAACAGCCTGTATCCATTCCTGTAAGGATATTGACCCGACAGGGAGAAGATCAGTGGCAGGAAGAATCCAGAAGAGAATGGAATACACCGTTCAGTTATGAAAAATTACCCCTGATAAGATTCGTTTGGATCAAAGGGGAAAACGTTTCTGACATGCTGTTTGCATTCCACCATTGTCTTTGCGATGGCGGCTCTGCAATGGCTTTTTTAAAAGAGTTTTTAGCAGTACTGGACAATCCGGCAGCCGAAATCGGGAAAGAAAATCCGATATTGGGAATTCAGGATGTAGTTCCGGCTCATATTCTGAACAGCCGGAGGCAGAGAATGAAAGCAAAACTGATCGGGAGGCTGGCTGCTACAGCAATCAAATGGATTCCGGTAGGTAAAAAAGCTATAGAAAGACAGAATGACTACCTGATCCACTGGAAACTGGATGAAACGGTGAGCAAAGAATTAATTGCTTACTGCAAATCTCAGGGAGTAACTGTAAATACCTTCTTGAGTGCGGCAGTATTGCAGGCCTTTAAAAAAGTGAGAGATGAGAAATCCTTCAACAAAGTTTCCTGTCCGGTAGATATCAGGCGTTTTGCCAATCAAATCAAGGAAGATCATATTTTCGCTTTCGGGCTGATGATTGTGGTTTCTTCTGATGAAAAACTGAGTTTTTCAGACAACCTTCGTGCGATGCAGAAATCGGTGGAACAAAAGACCTCAAAACTGAATCCTTATATTACGATGATGGTGATGGAATCCGGACATGATGCGCTGAAGAATTTCACCAGGCTTTTAAAGAACGGAAAATCATCCAACGACTGTATGTTTTCCAATCTGGGACGTATTCAGATTCCTCATCAGTATAAGGCTTTCAGTGTAGATACTATTTTCAGCCCTACAGTCATCGGACCGTTGGGAAATACCACTACGATGGTGACCTCTACCTACCGTGGTGAAATGGATTTTTCATTCATGGGAAGCGAAGGCTATTTACCTTACACTGATGCATTGGCCGTCCGAGATGAGGTAATGCAAACAATTCATTCACAATTAAAACAAGTCGCAGTATCATGA
- a CDS encoding phthiocerol/phthiodiolone dimycocerosyl transferase family protein, translated as MIRRPLMMVERIMYVDPETPLNCVYTARISGQITEENFTTALVKIQQKHPLLRAVIDHKIGRYPYFTGQKDIEPIPLRIVERKAEDDWFRESERAWFQLFEEPRKPLAEVVWVKGENVSEILWVMPHCISDGTTGVTLMRELLSLLDNPYAPLIPYVAFESVDDFLPSDFNAGIKKYKASLYLLFAKLFFSIQRKSKKRNVGNNYAIHWKMTPEDTKLITEKCKANGISVHALLCSAVMQAFRDVQGDRAKGKVISPVDVRHFIPEIKEDHLFAFAPTVELSIKKGSKDVMANAKQIKKDLTEKINKMEARELLWMGEHMHPVAERMIHMLKSSEGGHDITLSNMGKVNIPNDYKNFKLETVISPTVAFPWLNSNTLVTSTYNQQMDFTFMSNENFLPKKEAYLIKDKAIELLTTSL; from the coding sequence ATGATCAGACGACCTTTAATGATGGTGGAAAGGATCATGTATGTAGATCCGGAAACGCCTTTAAACTGTGTGTATACTGCCAGGATCAGCGGGCAGATTACTGAGGAAAACTTTACAACGGCCTTAGTGAAAATCCAGCAGAAACATCCTTTGCTGAGAGCGGTTATTGATCATAAAATCGGGCGTTATCCCTATTTTACAGGACAGAAAGATATTGAACCTATTCCGCTTCGTATTGTAGAACGAAAGGCAGAAGACGACTGGTTCAGGGAATCTGAAAGAGCGTGGTTTCAGCTTTTCGAAGAACCCAGAAAACCACTTGCTGAGGTCGTATGGGTGAAAGGAGAGAACGTTTCCGAAATCCTTTGGGTAATGCCGCACTGCATTTCGGACGGAACCACGGGAGTGACATTAATGCGCGAACTTTTAAGTTTACTGGACAATCCTTATGCTCCATTAATCCCTTACGTAGCTTTTGAATCTGTGGATGATTTCCTGCCTTCAGATTTTAATGCAGGAATTAAAAAATATAAGGCCAGCCTTTATCTGCTGTTTGCAAAGCTCTTCTTCTCTATCCAGCGAAAAAGTAAAAAGAGAAACGTTGGAAACAACTATGCCATCCACTGGAAGATGACTCCAGAAGACACCAAACTGATCACTGAAAAATGTAAGGCCAACGGAATCTCCGTCCATGCATTGCTGTGTTCTGCTGTGATGCAGGCGTTCCGTGATGTACAGGGAGACCGTGCCAAAGGTAAGGTGATCAGTCCGGTAGATGTGCGTCATTTTATTCCGGAAATTAAGGAAGATCATCTGTTTGCTTTTGCTCCCACGGTAGAACTCTCCATCAAAAAAGGGAGTAAAGATGTGATGGCTAACGCTAAGCAGATCAAAAAAGACCTTACGGAGAAAATCAATAAGATGGAAGCCCGTGAACTCCTGTGGATGGGAGAACATATGCACCCTGTTGCAGAACGCATGATCCATATGCTGAAATCCAGTGAGGGCGGTCATGATATCACCTTATCCAATATGGGAAAAGTGAATATCCCGAATGATTATAAAAACTTCAAACTGGAAACCGTGATCAGTCCTACCGTGGCTTTTCCATGGCTGAACTCGAACACCTTGGTGACCAGTACGTACAACCAGCAAATGGACTTTACC